The nucleotide sequence aaattaaaaaaaaaaaaaaaaaatcaaattgtggTGAAGTCCTAATCCTTACAGTTGATTTCCATTTAGTATAAGGTATTTTGGTCACCTGAGAAGAGATACACCCTGAAGTCTGTCAGGGCCCTTCTGTTCTGCTTACTAATGATCATAGGGAGTCAGACAATTCTGAGAGACCATGATTCAATGGTTTAAATGGATAGTTTATGTGGCATTCTTCTATAAAATTCCTCTGAACTTCGTTTGATGAGGAGTAAATTTTATGAGCCATGATTTTTATGGTGATCAGCTGAGTAAAAACTAGTCAAACAAGTAATTTCAAGTTGAGTGACTTTTACTTTCAACTATTACTCATTATTAGATTGTGGGTAAGGGAAGAAAATACATGCCCTAGATTACTGCTGCTGGACATTTTATAGTGACAGTATTCCACATCTGTTCAGTAAAAGTACCCACCTGTCACTTCGTGACTGTTAAGacttgaatgaagaaatgaattcaaTTTATGGCTACCTGTGGTTACTGGCTACCATATTATATAGCACAATCCTTACAGTCACATAGGTCTATGTTAATTATAGGAATGAAAGATATCAAAATTATTTCTCacttgtatgtatttttctgtggAGAAAGAGGACAAAATATTATTAACTGTCATTTGTAGTGtaagtttgtaattttttgaaaaaggactTCAGAAAACAATGCCAAGAGTAAGAACGATTACTAATTCCAAACAATTCAAATAGAATCAAACTTTGGTTATAGACTTGGTCAAATCAAACATCTTTAAGAAAATTACTACTCAATTGGTTTATCTAATTTGCTTCTCACTAACATGTCAAATGAGTTGTTTTAAACAtagtcattttaattataaaatacatgttcACTATAACAAACTCAATCCCCAGGTgtacaaaacaaaaaggagactTCCTTCACACTGTACCTAAAATGCCCATTCCCCAAAGATAACTGTTATTAAAGTTTAGagtctttccatattttctttgaaCACATTTAGAAGCCAAGACTTTTCAGGTTAAAATGGTGGCTTTGAATCTCCTGTAGACATAAATAGTGACGAAATTCATATTTTTGCAGCAAACATAAGGTTCTGTAACATGTACAAAGTCACTGGAAATTGTTTTGAGTCAATACTTAGGGATTGTAACAGCcaaaaaatattggaaagaaaaaacaatttttttgaaggAGTATGatcagaagaaaaatggaatgatGCTTGAAAGTGAGCTAAAGGAACATAGAATTTAAAAGGTAGAACTCTTTACAGAACAAAATTTGAAGTATGGAAAGATTACTTAGAATTTTGTAACAAAATCTAAATTGTTCCCATGATTTCATCCTTCGACATTAAATTCATTTCTCAGGCTTAGAGAGAATCATTTAAAGCACCTGGCTAAGTTAATTCCTAATGGCAGAGGTCACAAATGGGCGGCTTGGACTTTGTGTGTCTTGCAGtgtttgtacattttttatttacgCTGTCGTTGTCGACTTACGTAatccatatgtacatatattgggcataattcatatacatataaactgtgtatataaacatatagtcCCTAGATATGAAAACCACTGCATGAAGTTTTTCcctcaaaaaatcagaaaattggcAACACCCTGCTACCTTCCCAGATGGCAACAATTTAGAAAGGGCACGAGTTCTCCATGCTGCCCAAATTCCCACCACGCTGGTCTAGCACACATCTGGTTGGCTATGCTGACATATTTTTACAGGCTGGGCTTCTGTTCCCTGCCCGACCTGGCAGACCTAACTCTTAGATCCATATGCATCCCTCTCCCTCAACATGTTTGAAGGACTGGGGCAGGGGTCAAAGATGAAGGCCCCAGTCTGGGTTTAATGTCTTGGGCCAGCTCAGAACAGCTAGTGTTTTGAGCTCTAAGCCAACACTCTGGACCTTTAGTCAttttcctcaccccaccccaccctgccaaCTAGAAAAAGGTTCATTTCAAAGAGGAGTACAACTCCTACAACATACACAAACTAGTTTTAATGTGAACTGGGAATCAGGAAAGCTGGATTCCACTTCTATCTTACTCACTTTGGACAGATAAAGGTGGTTAAACTGTCCTTATGTCCCtgatcaaatgagaaaaatactgcTTTAGTTCATGGCAGTTTGTGAGATAGAAATCCAATGGAAAATGGAAACGCTGTTTGTAACTTAGTTTGAATATTGAACTTCTGGGTTATTTTTCCGGaactttgttctgttttatgTGTCTACTAATCATCTCATAATAGATCATTTTTATCTATTAATAACCTGATCATTGCTCTACCCCTATATTGGAATGTAAAACAGCAGAAGTAATCCTACCTATGCTGGTACTTTCAGCATAGACTTTACCACGCTAATCAGTTCATGAAACTCCATATTCTGAAAGTGGCCACGGTCAGTGAATCTGTACAATTTGGCTTCCAACCTATCAGCCACTTCTTGTTGTTCCttccagggaaggaaaggatCATCAGTGGAGCCAAACTGCACAATGTAAGGGCAGTTGGCTTTGATCTTCTCCCACTGCCAGGGACGGTTGAAGTATcctatgggaaaaaaatatacatagagcCTATTACCGCCCATGGATAATTCCCATTCTAGCCATGGTAAAATATCTAGTGAAGACCATagcagacacacagaatccgagccTGTGAGTTACAAGTCCATTAGTTTTCAAATCTATAGGGCTTAATACCATAGCTACTTGTGAAGGGGCGTATGTGGCTCAGATAAAATCAGGCCTCTAGGGTTCAATGCATTAGAAAATGGTCTATCACCTCTCAAAGGGTCTAATTTGTAAAAAAGAAGGGCAGCAAATGTTTCTCATCTGTTACGAGAGGGTTTTTTTAGCCTATTCAAAAGCCAGTACTGTTTAACCTGAACAGGTAGCCCTGTGATTAGAGGAAGGGCTTTTCTGAATCGGTTTCAAACTTACCACTGGCACGCTCGTTTTCATCCCCCAAGTCAGAGGTATATGCAGACACTAACACAATAGCATATACTTGGTGTGTTTCTGCATacctggagaaagagaaatgatgtCAACTAATACTTAATGTTAAATCTGATtgccaaaaagtaaaaaacaaaaacaaaaacaaaaaaacacatgaaaactcATTTGATCTAGCTTACAGAAAACAGGTGCTGTTgaggttaatttaaaaaaagtaaggaaactACAGAACTCCAAGCCCAGTGGTTAATAAATTACCCTTGGCTACTTGATGAGTTTCTACTTATTTTTCAAGGTAGTCCAAACCTCTTTGGtaatcctttcaaaaaaaaacaaaaagtgggggcaactgggtggctcagtcggttgagtgtccaacttcggctcaggtcatgatctcgcggttcatgagtttgagccccacatcaagcttgctgctatcagcctgtcacagcagagcctgcttcagatcctgtccccctctttctgcccctcccctgattgcactctcccaaaaaaataattttttttttttttaagtgtaatcaTTCTCTTTGATGTGCCTATTAACCTACCTTCAGTATGCATCAGCATTGCTTGCTTGGTTAACATGTAGATTCAGTCCCGGAGCATCTGATTCAAAGTTGGTATGAGGCCCAGGGATCTGCATTTTAAGGCATGACACCTCCCCCCCAACCCGGATGACTAATACAAGTGATCTGTGAACcgtattttaagaaatactgtaCCATAGTGGAAATATACCTCTTTTGCTGCACATTCCACATTGTATTGTATTACTCTTTGCGTTGTATTATATGTCTTCCCCAACAAACCTTCAGCTCCTTAAGGGCAGGTATGAGCCTTCTTGATTTCTATGACCCTGGTGCCTAGTAGAGTGCCCACAAGCAGACACTTGGCAAAGATTAGGCTAGGGAAAGATGTGGAATAGTAATAGCTTCAAGGGGCCTTTGTGCCAGGAAAAATTTAGGGttggtattttgttttgcagTCTAAACTTTTTGCCCAacaatttgttttgaaaaatttcaaacctacAGGACAGTTAGAACAACAAGCACTTGATTCATTAATTTTACCACACTTCACACCTAAATACATCAACTGTGTCCCCTAAGAACAAGGTATTCTCTTACATATCCACAGTGCCATTATTACACCCAGTACATTTAACACCGAGACAGTAATACACAAATCCTGATaatggcgcttgaactcacaaactatgagatcacgacctgagccgaaatcaagatccagacacttaaacaactgagccaccaagcaccccaAAACTGCTTTTCAATCCTAGATCCAGTCAAAGATCACACattgcatttgtttttcatgacTCTTTAgtcccttttaaattttttgttttaaatgacatTGACATATTCTAAGAGTTTAATAAGCCAATTAATTGTCTTGTATATCACCCCTAAAttgaatttttctgtttcctcgTGATTAGACAGAGGTTgaacatttttggcaagaatactacATAGGCAATGTGTCCTTCCCACTCCATCACATCAGAGACACACAATGCCAGTGTCCCTTTATTGGTGAGGTTAAGTTTGATTACTTAAGGTGATATCAGATATCCATTGTAAAGACATAATTGTCCACTTTGTGATTAGTAAGTAATCCGCAGGGTGGTCCTCTGTGGCTCTACCAATATCCTTTTCCCCTACCATCTTATACCACATACTGGCATGTATTTTCTCTTGCCTACCTTAACTTTAGATGTTAATTTTTAGGTTGCAGACAATCCTGCAgcgagtttattattttttattttatttttaagagagagacagaacgtaagcaggggaagggcagagaaagagggagacacagaatctgaagcagactttagggtctgagctgtcagcacagaacctgacaagcagggcctgaacccacaaaccgtgagattatgacctgagccaaagtccgacgcttaaccgactgagccacccaggtgctccagggatctttttctttttttttaagtttatttattttgagagagagagaaagagcatgagtaggggtggggcagagaaagaggatacCAAGCAGGCACTGccctgccagcacaaagcccaatgtggggttcaaacccatgaaccatgagatcatgacctgagccaaaataaagagtcagacatccaaccgactgagccacccaaggcaccccagTTACAGGGATCTTTAAAAGAAGgcacatctggggcgcctggatggctcagtcagttgaacatccaacttcggcccaggtcatgatcccatgcttcattggtttgaaccccgcgtcgggctctgtgctgacagcctggagcctggagcctgctttggattctgtgtcttcctctctctctgcccctcccctgcttgcactgtctctctgtctccccaaaataaataaatatttaaaaatttttttaaaaggaagacacATCTTTATTAGCCAATAGCCTGAGAAAAATTCAGTTGGCCTTGAGTTGGTACAGATTTCAGCATAAAgggatttcttcattttccagacAACCTTTGGCAGCTTATGAACACTAAGCTCCACACTGGAAAGCATTATCTCATAGCTTCAAATGGCAGAAAGGCTATGGAATTTGGCAGGGTTCCCTGACATGCAATTTATATGCCAGCCTGAGTGACTGCTTGGGACAAGAGGTTACACAAAAACTATATTCCTTCCTCATCCAGCCTAGCAAATGTGCAAGAAACCCAACCCTAATATGCTTATTCAGCCAGCTAAGTCCTATCCTCTAGGCCTCATAAGCCTAAAGGGAGAGACATGATGTTATAACCAACAGCATCAGGAAGTGTCATGAATCctaaggatgggggggggggggtgtacagGGTGGTGTAATAGCCTCTGccctccaacaaatatttatttagcacctaccaTATGGCAGACACTCTTCTAGGCACTAAGGTCCCAGTGTCAGAGTGAACAAAGCCCCACCCTCATGTTGCTTACATTTTTATTGGCCAGAGACAGGCAAGAAATAAACAAGACATCAGATGTTGAAAAGTGTAATAGATTAAAAGAGGGATACCAAGATATAAAGGGGATAGGAGCCATTGTTTCATTTGGAGTGATTAGACTAGGCCTCAGTGAAAAGAGACATTAAGTAGAGACTTAAAAGAAAGCCATGCAAGTACCTAGAAACAGTATACCAGGTAGAACAGGGGCCAGCACAGGCCTAAGGTAGGTACAGAGTTGGCAAGTTCAAGGAACTGCAGTGAGGTCTGTAAGCCAGCTGGAGCCCACACAGGGTGACTATTGAACAAGGATCGCACCTCATGGCTGCAATGGCCCCAGAACTGTGGCCTATGATGATGGTCTTCTCATCACAGTGCAGCTCCGTCTCCATGAAGGGCAGCCAGATGCTCTCTCGAGCTGTAACTAAGGTTCAGGGTAAAGAAAGAGTGTCATTTGATAGGGACAGTCTTAGTCTAATACCACCCCACCTTTCTGACAGAGGACTACTTAGCATTTCTCAACTTAAGAACTTCAGGACCATATGGGAGACggggctgtttctttttttctttttttttttttttttaaacatttatttttgagacagagagagacagagcatgaacgggggaggggcagagagagagggagacacagaatcggaagcaggctccaggctctgagccatcagcccagagcctgatgcggggctcgaactcatggaccgcgagatcgtgacctgagctgaagtcggacacttaaccgactgagccacccaggcgccccggggctgTTTCAATAGAGCCAAAGATTTATATGTTGCTGTTTGAGAAATTCAAGTCCATAgctttgctatatatatatatatatatatacctataaatttatatttatattttttctatgtttttataagaaaatactgaggaaataataaaaatataattctgtagCTTTAATGTAAACTTAAGAGataactctaggggcacctgggtggctcagtcggttaagcatccgacttcagctcaggtcatgatctcatggttcatgagtttgagccccgcattgggatctgtgctgacagctcagagcctggaggcttctttggattctgtgtctccctctctctctctgcccctcctctgctcatactctgcctctctttctctcaaaaataaatttaaaaatttttaaaaaaagaaataactctaGACAACATTCTCAAATTCACATGTATAAATATGCTTTCTTTCCTAAGAGGAAATTCCTGACACAAGTCATGGGCATAGTCAGAACAAAAGTGGCAGTgttacattttgatatatttggaTCTCATATAGGTGCTGTGAAGTTTTATCATATCTCTGTCTCACATGAAACACTCATACATTTTGCctgaaaatatctgttgaatCTGTTGACTTATAGAAGGGAAAACTGAGTTGcttaaaaagtggaaaattaaattttaccaAGCCTGGGTGCTTTTCTCGATCCTTACTAGAATTTTCTATGATGCTTTTTGGTTTACACCCTTTTCCCCAAACTACTTGCCTTCATTCATTCTTAGGTATATATTCCCTTTGGCTTCTCTACTATGATATTCCTGTTCTATACCAGGAAAATGGCAAGATCAAAACCCAACACGATGAGgctatttaaaaacatgtttaaaacttACTTGGGTCAGGCATGTTTTTAGCCAAACACTGGAAACCAGGTATCTATgacatgaggggaaaaaaaagctataatAAAGAGCTTAATTACAACTAATACTTTGCTAATAAGAAATGAGACACCTGATATGATCTCTATCAATTCAATAAGTCTTTGCTTACATTATGAAATGAAGCAGGTTAAGTGCCATTGGATTCCATGTGAACAGACAATCCCTCCTGATAAACTGCCTTCTGTCTGTAGTTCTTACCTAGCCAGCTCTGTACATATTTGCATTTGTACATCTCTGTTTATCACTGTAGGCATGTATCTACAGAGGCATCATGAATGAATGCATTCTAGACAAACTGGAGTCAAAAAGACTGGGCACCAGGAAGTAGGTAAAACATGGTACAAAATGTGGTACAGAAAGTTGGAGATCCCACCCTTTTGGACAGCTTCAGTCCTGCTCTTTTTGATCTGTAGCTCTGGCCTTGGTTTTCAACCACAACCTGAAATTTTCTTCTAGACACATACTCTAGAGCTCTAAAGGATGGCAACCCAGGAAGCAGTCCTATTGACTGGTTAtggaagaggttaaaaaaaaaatcaagatacacAAGACAATTACAGTGGGACACAACGCCATTTGTGTAAAGCTCACAAAGAAACCAAATTAAATAAGATATTGTTCAAAGTATACCCACATAGCTGCAAAagtatgttcatttttaaaagaggagcAAATGAAAAAAGTTTCAGGGAAATGGGATTGGGGGGGGTATACATGTGGCTTCCAAGGTATTGTTAATGTTGCAGAGTTTAGTTTGGTTATGGAGTCTCAGGTATTCATTACATTATACTTCACAATTTCCATGTATGTTACATTCATCTTTTTCctatattaaatattacatactgatttttttttttttaatctgaggcAGGAATCAGAGAAGACAGAGATACACTTATCTCGTAAGCCCCAAATCTGAACCAGCAACagatgcagagagacagggggttGCTCTAAGAGGTGGTGCCTTGTACTCTAACCACTGAATCTTCAGAGAAGTCTTCCGGGCAGTTTTATCCACCAAAATTCTGACCACTAGTTCTAGAGTTTGAGACAGGGCAGCGGGGAGAGCAGTGAAAACACAGGGCTTCgctgaaggggtgggggggctggggacGAGGTGAACACACGTTCAAACTTCAGTCCACTGTCCCCTCCGTCCCCTCAAGGCTCCCAGCGCGGTCAGGCTTGTCTCTTACCTGCTCCAGCCCCTTCTTCACCCAGCCGTACCAGCCGTGGGTGGCCACATCCCCACCTCCATTCCCAGGAACAATAACTGCCTTGTTCGGGGAAGCCATGAGCGCAGAGGGGCCGATGTCGACCAGCAGCAGGGCTTGCAGGGCCGGGAGCCCAAGACTGCATCCGCTGGGAGCCTGCACTGTGGCATTCTGGGAATTGTAGTTCTGGGGGCGCCGGTGGGCCGGCTCTTGGACTCTGGCCGCCCTTACTGAAGAAGGTGGCCAAAGCAAACTTCCGAGTTTCTAGCAAATCTAAATCGCCTTTCACTTGCCTCTTGCTAGCGTTCTGGTCCCCTCCTCGCCTTATTTAGGACAGGCTGTCACACGCCCAGAATATACTCTCCCTTTACTAGAATTATGATAT is from Panthera uncia isolate 11264 chromosome A3 unlocalized genomic scaffold, Puncia_PCG_1.0 HiC_scaffold_11, whole genome shotgun sequence and encodes:
- the RBBP9 gene encoding serine hydrolase RBBP9, producing MASPNKAVIVPGNGGGDVATHGWYGWVKKGLEQIPGFQCLAKNMPDPITARESIWLPFMETELHCDEKTIIIGHSSGAIAAMRYAETHQVYAIVLVSAYTSDLGDENERASGYFNRPWQWEKIKANCPYIVQFGSTDDPFLPWKEQQEVADRLEAKLYRFTDRGHFQNMEFHELISVVKSMLKVPA